The Bacteroidota bacterium genome includes a region encoding these proteins:
- a CDS encoding glycosyltransferase family 39 protein produces MTIRKIVLLAFLLRLGWALAVLFLNPDGIWVYDSYGYWYLAKNLLEHGVFSQCASLPFDPDYFRTPLYPILISLFQLLHLNNFFIVLAQAILSAFTCYFTMRICEEIFQNRKIVFIAGLIIALDFSSIIFSNFILTETLFSFLFSVYCLFFVRFLKSNERKFLFYASFFCGLLILCRPIAVFIPVIQAAVLLFRRKKIFIRITISVFLPLIIISPWLIRNKIAFGEFSISYLPSHNLMNHHAANVIAEKENISYMDAEVKFRTKMIKQFSGDALKQPAEFAGFIRNESMKIIFNDFGIFLKQHVQNVFGFFAKPIRSYIDFQIGNKNTSILTKILVVLQIILLTIIYAAFLKGIFSMKQQLIFLLFFLLLIFYFANMTVPPFSEARLRIPAMPLIAVISAMGFYHFRVFLSSKIF; encoded by the coding sequence ATGACAATCAGAAAAATAGTATTGCTTGCTTTTCTTCTGCGCCTCGGCTGGGCATTGGCGGTTTTGTTTCTCAACCCCGATGGTATTTGGGTATATGATTCTTACGGCTACTGGTATCTGGCAAAAAATTTATTGGAGCATGGAGTGTTCAGCCAGTGTGCTTCTCTTCCTTTCGACCCCGATTATTTTCGCACTCCTTTGTATCCGATTTTAATTTCTCTCTTTCAATTATTGCATCTTAATAATTTCTTTATCGTGCTTGCTCAGGCAATTCTTTCTGCTTTTACCTGCTATTTTACAATGCGCATCTGCGAAGAAATATTTCAGAACCGAAAAATTGTTTTTATTGCAGGATTAATTATAGCCCTTGATTTTTCTTCTATCATTTTTTCAAATTTCATACTCACGGAAACACTTTTTAGTTTTTTATTTTCAGTTTACTGTCTTTTCTTTGTCAGGTTTTTAAAATCTAACGAAAGAAAATTTCTTTTCTATGCTTCTTTTTTTTGCGGATTACTTATTCTATGCAGACCTATTGCTGTTTTTATTCCGGTGATTCAAGCAGCTGTTTTATTGTTTAGAAGAAAAAAAATATTCATACGAATTACAATTTCTGTTTTTCTTCCTTTGATTATTATTTCGCCCTGGCTTATCCGAAATAAAATTGCTTTTGGAGAATTTTCCATAAGCTATTTGCCAAGTCACAACCTGATGAATCATCATGCGGCAAATGTTATTGCTGAGAAGGAAAATATTTCATACATGGATGCGGAGGTCAAATTCAGAACCAAAATGATAAAGCAATTCAGTGGTGACGCCCTCAAACAACCTGCAGAATTTGCCGGGTTCATTCGAAATGAATCAATGAAAATAATTTTCAATGATTTTGGTATTTTCCTCAAACAGCATGTGCAAAATGTTTTTGGTTTTTTTGCTAAACCAATCAGAAGTTACATTGATTTTCAGATTGGGAATAAGAATACAAGTATTCTGACTAAGATTCTGGTTGTATTGCAGATAATTTTGCTTACAATCATATATGCGGCTTTTTTAAAAGGAATATTTTCAATGAAACAGCAATTGATTTTTCTTCTCTTTTTTTTACTTCTCATCTTCTATTTCGCAAACATGACAGTTCCCCCCTTTTCCGAAGCCCGACTGAGAATTCCTGCAATGCCTTTGATTGCGGTAATAAGTGCTATGGGATTCTATCATTTCAGGGTTTTTCTTTCATCTAAGATTTTCTGA
- a CDS encoding EamA family transporter: protein MNKNLQAHIFLFISQALYAASFPIAKIVMADIPYNVLVIMRVAGAIILFWTSSFIINEKVDKKDFLRLFALGICGVAINQSLFLKGLHLTSPIDAAIMMITTPILVLIIASLIIKERITLLKTVGIAIGFSGAAYLVYQNMGGEQKEASFLGDVFVFINACSWGTFLVLVKPLMKKYHSITILKWVFLFGLPLVLPFGIADGINLEWQNLSMHVWFYAGFVIVFTTFVAYLLNTLALKELSPSIVSAYIYTQPFLTALISIFVFKNDTLTWEKIFSALMIFTGVYLVSIEKKAAAA, encoded by the coding sequence ATGAACAAAAATCTCCAGGCCCACATCTTTCTTTTTATTTCGCAGGCGCTGTATGCGGCAAGTTTTCCTATAGCGAAAATCGTGATGGCAGATATTCCTTACAACGTGCTGGTGATTATGCGCGTGGCAGGAGCAATTATTTTATTCTGGACATCTTCATTCATCATTAATGAAAAGGTTGATAAGAAGGATTTTTTGAGATTGTTCGCGTTGGGAATTTGTGGTGTGGCAATCAATCAGTCGCTTTTTCTGAAAGGACTTCACCTCACCTCTCCCATAGATGCCGCCATTATGATGATTACCACTCCTATTCTTGTGCTCATCATCGCCAGTTTGATCATCAAAGAAAGAATCACTCTTTTAAAAACGGTGGGTATTGCAATAGGTTTTTCAGGTGCCGCCTATTTAGTTTACCAGAATATGGGCGGGGAGCAAAAAGAAGCTTCTTTTCTCGGAGATGTATTTGTGTTCATCAATGCCTGTTCGTGGGGAACATTTCTCGTGCTGGTGAAACCGCTGATGAAAAAATACCACAGCATCACCATACTCAAATGGGTTTTTCTTTTCGGATTACCGCTTGTTCTCCCTTTCGGCATTGCTGATGGAATAAATTTAGAGTGGCAAAATTTATCTATGCATGTTTGGTTCTATGCCGGATTTGTAATTGTGTTCACTACCTTTGTGGCCTATCTGCTCAACACCCTTGCGCTGAAAGAACTTTCTCCTTCCATCGTAAGTGCCTACATTTATACGCAACCGTTTCTCACAGCGCTCATCTCTATTTTTGTTTTTAAAAATGATACGTTAACATGGGAAAAGATTTTTTCTGCGCTGATGATATTTACAGGTGTTTATTTAGTGAGTATCGAAAAGAAAGCAGCTGCAGCGTAA